The Methanococcoides methylutens genome segment ACCATATCGTCGAGTCAGAGTTCGGAGCCACATTAAGGGAAGTTGCAAAGGAATCACTTTAAACGGAGCATTCACAGATGAACGTACATAAAAGAATAGCCATCTATGGAAAAGGCGGTATAGGCAAATCCAGTACCGCATCCAACGTTGCAGCTGCCTGTGCAGATGAAGGATACAAGGTAATGATCATCGGGTGTGACCCAAAGAGCGACTCATCCATCACATTACTGGGAGGCAAACGCATCCCAACCATTCTTGACCTTCTGCGTGACGGGGTCGATGTGAAAGAAGAAGATGTTGTCTTCAAAGGCTATAAAGGCGTACAATGTGTCGAGGTCGGCGGTCCTGAACCAGGAATCGGATGTGCCGGACGTGGTATCATCGTTGCTATCCAGACACTCAAGAAGATATCAAGATCACTTAACGAAATGGACCTCATAATCTATGACGTCCCCGGAGATATCGTATGTGGCGGCTTTGTCGCACCTATACGCAAAGGACTTGTGAAGGAAGCCTACGTCCTGACATCCGGCGAATACATGCCACTCTATGCAGCGAACAATATCTGCAGGGGACTCGCAAAGATCAACACCCCACTTAGCGGCATCATCTGCAACTCCCGCAGTGTCAGCCGTGAAGAGGAGATAGTTACAAAGTTCGCAGCAGAGATCGGAAGCGAGCTTATGGCATTCATCCCGAAGGAACAGATCGTACAGGACTGTGAGAGGGATGGTTTCTCTGTTATGGAGAAAGCACCTGATTCCAATGTAGCACAGGTGTATCGCAAACTTGCAAGGACAATCATGGAAAGGGACAGCTCGGTCATGCCGGAAGCCCTTGACGATGATCGCCTACGAGAACTTACAAAGTAAAAAGAGAACATCTCATGCCAACAGAAACAGTGGACAGAAAGATGGACATACCAAGGATCTTACTGGCAGCCGACAGGTCATCTTCAGGCAAGACCACTATCACAGCAGGGTTGCTTGCAGCCCTTACTTCCAGAGGCTACAGTGTACAACCATTCAAGGTTGCCCTTGACTATATCGACCCCAGCTATCATTCAGAGATCACAGGTCGGCGGGCACGCAACCTTGACGGCTACCTCATGGAAGAGGAAGGAGTACTTGACGTGTTCACACATGCCTGCGAGGTCGACGGGAAAGCCGATATTGCTGTTATCGAAGGTGTGAGAGGACTTTTCGAGGGACTGGAAAGCCTTGGAGATACGGGAAGCACTGCTCAGGTAGCCAAGATGCTGAAGTGCCCTGTCATACTGATAATCAATGCCCGCAGTATCACACGTTCTGCTGCCGCCCTCGTGAACGGCTACAAGAACTTCGACCCTGATGTCAACATCGTTGGTGTGATACTGAACAACATCGGCGGCATGAGGCATGCCAGCAAAGCAAAGGAAGCTGTGGAACACTTCACAGGCCTCCCTGTGCTGGGAATAATCCCAAGGGACAATGCAATGCAGATATCCATGCGTCATCTGGGACTTGTTCCGGCCATTGAAGAGAGGCGCCGGATAAATGATCTTGATGAACGTATCGCTGCCATTGAGAAGAGGGTTTCTGAAGGCATAGACATCGATAAAGTGCTGGAGCTTGCAAGACAGGCTGAGGCTGTGGAAAAACCGGAAAGTACCGTGTTCACATCACGCAAACTTAAAGGTGAAGCTCCCATAGTCGGAATTGCACTTGATGAGGCATTCAATTTCTATTATCACAATAATATTGAACTCCTGGAACTTGCAGGAGCCAGGATCGAGTATTTCAGCCCTATTCATGATAAACATCTCCCGGATATCGATGCCCTGTATCTTGGAGGCGGGTATCCCGAACTTTTCGCTTCCGAGCTGGAAGCAAATGAAAGCATGAGGCAGGAT includes the following:
- the cfbC gene encoding Ni-sirohydrochlorin a,c-diamide reductive cyclase ATP-dependent reductase subunit, with protein sequence MNVHKRIAIYGKGGIGKSSTASNVAAACADEGYKVMIIGCDPKSDSSITLLGGKRIPTILDLLRDGVDVKEEDVVFKGYKGVQCVEVGGPEPGIGCAGRGIIVAIQTLKKISRSLNEMDLIIYDVPGDIVCGGFVAPIRKGLVKEAYVLTSGEYMPLYAANNICRGLAKINTPLSGIICNSRSVSREEEIVTKFAAEIGSELMAFIPKEQIVQDCERDGFSVMEKAPDSNVAQVYRKLARTIMERDSSVMPEALDDDRLRELTK
- the cfbB gene encoding Ni-sirohydrochlorin a,c-diamide synthase; its protein translation is MPTETVDRKMDIPRILLAADRSSSGKTTITAGLLAALTSRGYSVQPFKVALDYIDPSYHSEITGRRARNLDGYLMEEEGVLDVFTHACEVDGKADIAVIEGVRGLFEGLESLGDTGSTAQVAKMLKCPVILIINARSITRSAAALVNGYKNFDPDVNIVGVILNNIGGMRHASKAKEAVEHFTGLPVLGIIPRDNAMQISMRHLGLVPAIEERRRINDLDERIAAIEKRVSEGIDIDKVLELARQAEAVEKPESTVFTSRKLKGEAPIVGIALDEAFNFYYHNNIELLELAGARIEYFSPIHDKHLPDIDALYLGGGYPELFASELEANESMRQDIKQASENGLPIYGECGGLMYLTERITTGVKGKGTYHMAEMPESTHEMVGALPGHSLMGHKRVVSYNIGALDVDTIIGKCGNSFIGHEFHHSEVTELPSDAKFAIKLSRGTGIKDGWDGLIANNTFGAYAHLEASSYREFATSFVDSAAKYRSEKA